One segment of Mus caroli chromosome 6, CAROLI_EIJ_v1.1, whole genome shotgun sequence DNA contains the following:
- the Dctn1 gene encoding dynactin subunit 1 isoform X9, with translation MMRQAPTARKTTTRRPKPTRPASTGVAGPSSSLGPSGSASAGELSSSEPSTPAQTPLAAPIIPTPALTSPGAAPPLPSPSKEEEGLRAQVRDLEEKLETLRLKRSEDKAKLKELEKHKIQLEQVQEWKSKMQEQQADLQRRLKEARKEAKEALEAKERYMEEMADTADAIEMATLDKEMAEERAESLQQEVEALKERVDELTTDLEILKAEIEEKGSDGAASSYQLKQLEEQNARLKDALVRMRDLSSSEKQEHVKLQKLMEKKNQELEVVRQQRERLQEELSQAESTIDELKEQVDAALGAEEMVEMLTDRNLNLEEKVRELRETVGDLEAMNEMNDELQENARETELELREQLDMAGARVREAQKRVEAAQETVADYQQTIKKYRQLTAHLQDVNRELTNQQEASVERQQQPPPETFDFKIKFAETKAHAKAIEMELRQMEVAQANRHMSLLTAFMPDSFLRPGGDHDCVLVLLLMPRLICKAELIRKQAQEKFDLSENCSERPGLRGAAGEQLSFAAGLVYSLSLLQATLHRYEHALSQCSVDVYKKVGSLYPEMSAHERSLDFLIELLHKDQLDETVNVEPLTKAIKYYQHLYSIHLAEQPEDSTMQLADHIKFTQSALDCMGVEVGRLRAFLQGGQEATDIALLLRDLETSCSDIRQFCKKIRRRMPGTDAPGIPAALAFGSQVSDTLLDCRKHLTWVVAVLQEVAAAAAQLIAPLAENEGLPVAALEELAFKASEQIYGSPSSSPYECLRQSCTILISTMNKLATAMQEGEYDAERPPSKPPPVELRAAALRAEITDAEGLGLKLEDRETVIKELKKSLKIKGEELSEANVRLSLLEKKLDSAAKDADERIEKVQTRLEETQTLLRKKEKDFEETMDALQADIDQLEAEKAELKQRLNSQSKRTIEGLRGPPPSGIATLVSGIAGGGAPGQAPGALPGPGLVKDSPLLLQQISAMRLHISQLQHENSILRGAQMKASLAALPPLHVAKLSLPPHEGPGGNLVAGALYRKTSQLLEKLNQLSTHTHVVDITRSSPAAKSPSAQLMEQVAQLKSLSDTIEKLKDEVLKETVTQRPGATVPTDFATFPSSAFLRAKEEQQDDTVYMGKVTFSCAAGLGQRHRLVLTQEQLHQLHSRLIS, from the exons ATGATGAGACAGGCACCGACAGCCCGAAAG ACCACAACTCGACGGCCCAAG CCTACTCGCCCAGCCAGCACTGGGGTGGCTGGGCCCAGTAGCTCCCTTGGCCCCTCTGGCTCAGCATCAGCCGGGGAACTGAGCAGCAGTGAGCCCAGCACCCCAGCTCAGACTCCACTGGCAGCACCCATCATCCCCACACCGGCCCTCACCTCTCCTGGAGCAGCAcccccacttccttctccctctaAG gaagaggaagggctGAGGGCTCAGGTACGGGACCTGGAGGAGAAGCTGGAGACCCTGCGCCTAAAACGCTCAGAAGACAAAGCAAAGCTGAAAGAGCTGGAGAAGCACAAGATCCAGCTGGAGCAGGTGCAGGAATGGAAGAGCAAAATGCAGGAGCAGCAGGCAGACCTGCAGCGGCGCCTCAAGGAGGCTCGGAAG GAAGCCAAGGAGGCACTAGAGGCAAAGGAACGCTACATGGAGGAGATGGCCGACACAGCCGACGCTATCGAGATGGCCACTCTGGACAAGGAGATGGCCGAAGAGCGTGCTGAGTCTCTGCAGCAAGAGGTGGAGGCACTGAAGGAAAGGGTAGACGAGCTCACCACGGACCTGGAGATTCTCAAGGCTGAAATCGAAGAGAAAG GCTCCGATGGAGCTGCATCAAGCTACCAGCTCAAGCAGCTGGAGGAGCAGAATGCCCGCCTGAAGGACGCCCTGGTGAG GATGCGAGACCTCTCTTCTTCAGAGAAGCAGGAACACGTGAAGCTGCAGAAACTCATGGAAAAGAAGAACCAGGAGCTGGAGGTTGTGCGGCAGCAGCGCGAGCGtcttcaggaggagctgagccaGGCAGAGAGTACCATCGATGAGCTCAAAGAGCAG GTGGACGCCGCTCTGGGAGCCGAGGAGATGGTGGAGATGCTGACCGACCGGAACCTGAATCTAGAGGAGAAAGTGCGGGAGTTACGGGAGACTGTGGGGGACTTG GAAGCCATGAATGAGATGAACGATGAGCTGCAGGAGAACGCACGGGAGACGGAGCTGGAGCTCCGAGAGCAGCTGGACATGGCGGGCGCCCGAGTGAGGGAAGCGCAGAAGCGAGTGGAAGCCGCCCAGGAGACAGTTGCCGACTACCAGCAGACCATCAAGAAGTACCGCCAGTTGACTGCCCACCTACAG GATGTCAACCGGGAGCTGACAAACCAGCAGGAAGCGTCTGTAGAGAggcagcagcagccgccgccaGAGACTTTTGATTTCAAAATCAAGTTTGCTGAGACCAAGGCTCATGCCAAG GCCATTGAGATGGAGTTGAGACAGATGGAAGTTGCCCAGGCCAACCGGCACATGTCCCTGCTGACAGCCTTTATGCCTGACAGCTTCCTTCGGCCAGGTGGAGACCACGACTGTGTCCTGGTGCTGCTGCTCATGCCCCGACTTATTTGCAAG GCAGAGCTCATTCGGAAACAGGCCCAGGAGAAATTTGACCTGAGCGAGAACTGTTCGGAGCGGCCTGGGCTTCGGGGAGCTGCCGGGGAGCAGCTGAGCTTTGCTGCTGGGCTGGTGTACTCGCTGAGTCTGCTGCAGGCCACGCTGCACCGCTATGAGCA TGCCCTCTCTCAGTGCAGTGTGGACGTGTATAAGAAGGTCGGCAGCCTGTACCCCGAGATGAGCGCCCATGAGCGCTCCTTAGATTTCCTCATTGAGCTGCTGCACAAGGACCAGCTGGATGAGACTGTCAACGTGGAGCCCCTCACCAAGGCCATCAAGTACTACCAG CATCTGTACAGCATCCACCTCGCTGAACAACCCGAGGACTCCACCATGCAGCTGGCTGACCACATCAAG TTCACCCAGAGTGCCCTGGACTGCATGGGCGTGGAGGTGGGGCGGCTGCGTGCCTTCTTGCAG GGTGGACAGGAGGCCACAGATATTGCCCTTCTTCTCCGAGACCTGGAAACATCATGCAGTGACATCCGTCAGTTCTGCAAGAAGATCCGAAGGCGGATGCCGGGGACTGATGCTCCTGGGATCCCAGCAGCGCTGGCCTTTGGCTCACAG GTATCCGACACACTCCTCGACTGCAGGAAGCACTTGACATGGGTGGTAGCTGTTCTGCAGGAGGTGGCAGCTGCAGCCGCCCAGCTTATTGCCCCCTTGGCAGAGAATGAGGGGCTGCCCGTGGCTGCACTGGAGGAGCTGGCCTTCAAAGCAAGCGAGCAG ATCTACGGGAGCCCCTCCAGCAGCCCCTATGAGTGTCTACGCCAGTCATGCACCATCCTCATCAGCACGATGAACAAGCTGGCCACAGCCATGCAAGAAGGCGAGTATGACGCAGAGCGACCCCCGAGCAAG CCTCCTCCAGTTGAACTTCGGGCTGCAGCCCTGCGTGCAGAGATCACAGATGCTGAAGGTCTGGGTTTGAAACTTGAGGATCGAGAGACAGTTATCAAGGAGTTAAAGAAGTCACTCAAGATTAAG GGAGAGGAGCTGAGTGAGGCCAACGTGCGGCTCAGCCTCCTGGAGAAGAAGTTGGACAGCGCTGCCAAGGATGCAGACGAGCGAATCGAGAAAGTTCAGACACGGCTGGAGGAGACTCAGACCCTGCTGCGGAAGAAGGAGAA AGACTTTGAGGAGACAATGGACGCGCTCCAGGCTGACATCGACCAGctggaggcagagaaggcagagctcAAGCAGCGCCTGAACAGCCAGTCCAAGCGCACAATTGAGGGGCTCCGGGGCCCCCCTCCGTCAGGCATTGCTACCCTGGTCTCTGGCATCGCTGGTG GGGGCGCTCCTGGACAGGCTCCGGGCGCCTTGCCAGGCCCGGGGCTGGTGAAGGACTCCCCACTGCTGCTTCAGCAGATCTCTGCTATGAGGCTACACATCTCTCAGCTCCAGCATGAGAACAGCATCCTCAGA GGAGCCCAGATGAAGGCGTCCTTGGCAGCTCTGCCCCCTCTGCATGTTGCAAAGCTTTCCCTCCCACCCCATGAGGGCCCCGGTGGTAACCTAGTGGCTGGGGCACTGTACCGCAAGACCAGCCAGCTCCTGGAGAAACTAAACCAGCTGAGTACCCACACCCACGTGGTGGATATCACTCGGAGCAGCCCAG CTGCCAAGAGCCCGTCAGCTCAGCTTATGGAACAAGTGGCCCAGCTCAAGTCCCTGAGTGACACCATTGAGAAGCTCAAG gatGAGGTCCTCAAGGAGACAGTGACTCAGCGCCCTGGAGCCACTGTGCCCACCGACTTTGCCACTTTCCCTTCATCTGCCTTCCTCAGG GCCAAGGAAGAGCAGCAAGATGACACAGTCTACATGGGCAAAGTGACCTTTTCATGCGCGGCAGGCCTAGGACAGCGACACCGCCTGGTGCTGACCCAGGAGCAGCTGCACCAACTTCACAGTCGCCTCATCTCCTAA
- the Dctn1 gene encoding dynactin subunit 1 isoform X5, which yields MSTEASARPLRVGSRVEVIGKGHRGTVAYVGATLFATGKWVGVILDEAKGKNDGTVQGRKYFTCDEGHGIFVRQSQIQVFEDGADTTSPETPDSSASKVLKREGADAAAKTSKLRGLKPKKAPTARKTTTRRPKPTRPASTGVAGPSSSLGPSGSASAGELSSSEPSTPAQTPLAAPIIPTPALTSPGAAPPLPSPSKEEEGLRAQVRDLEEKLETLRLKRSEDKAKLKELEKHKIQLEQVQEWKSKMQEQQADLQRRLKEARKEAKEALEAKERYMEEMADTADAIEMATLDKEMAEERAESLQQEVEALKERVDELTTDLEILKAEIEEKGSDGAASSYQLKQLEEQNARLKDALVRMRDLSSSEKQEHVKLQKLMEKKNQELEVVRQQRERLQEELSQAESTIDELKEQVDAALGAEEMVEMLTDRNLNLEEKVRELRETVGDLEAMNEMNDELQENARETELELREQLDMAGARVREAQKRVEAAQETVADYQQTIKKYRQLTAHLQDVNRELTNQQEASVERQQQPPPETFDFKIKFAETKAHAKAIEMELRQMEVAQANRHMSLLTAFMPDSFLRPGGDHDCVLVLLLMPRLICKAELIRKQAQEKFDLSENCSERPGLRGAAGEQLSFAAGLVYSLSLLQATLHRYEHALSQCSVDVYKKVGSLYPEMSAHERSLDFLIELLHKDQLDETVNVEPLTKAIKYYQHLYSIHLAEQPEDSTMQLADHIKFTQSALDCMGVEVGRLRAFLQGGQEATDIALLLRDLETSCSDIRQFCKKIRRRMPGTDAPGIPAALAFGSQVSDTLLDCRKHLTWVVAVLQEVAAAAAQLIAPLAENEGLPVAALEELAFKASEQIYGSPSSSPYECLRQSCTILISTMNKLATAMQEGEYDAERPPSKPPPVELRAAALRAEITDAEGLGLKLEDRETVIKELKKSLKIKGEELSEANVRLSLLEKKLDSAAKDADERIEKVQTRLEETQTLLRKKEKDFEETMDALQADIDQLEAEKAELKQRLNSQSKRTIEGLRGPPPSGIATLVSGIAGEEQQRGGAPGQAPGALPGPGLVKDSPLLLQQISAMRLHISQLQHENSILRGAQMKASLAALPPLHVAKLSLPPHEGPGGNLVAGALYRKTSQLLEKLNQLSTHTHVVDITRSSPAAKSPSAQLMEQVAQLKSLSDTIEKLKDEVLKETVTQRPGATVPTDFATFPSSAFLRAKEEQQDDTVYMGKVTFSCAAGLGQRHRLVLTQEQLHQLHSRLIS from the exons ATGAGTACGGAGGCAAGCGCCCGGCCCCTGCGGGTTGGCTCCCGCGTGGAGGTGATTGGGAAGGGCCACCGAGGCACTGTGGCCTATGTTGGAGCCACACTCTTTGCCACTGGCAAATGGGTGGGCGTGATCCTGGATGAAGCAAAAGGCAAAAATGATGGCACTGTCCAGGGAAGGAAGTATTTCACATGTGATGAAGGCCACGGCATCTTTGTACGCCAGTCCCAG ATCCAAGTATTTGAAGATGGAGCAGATACTACTTCCCCGGagactcctgattcttctgcgTCAAAGGTCCTCAAGAGAG AGGGAGCTGATGCAGCTGCAAAGACCAGCAAACTG CGGGGACTGAAGCCTAAGAAG GCACCGACAGCCCGAAAG ACCACAACTCGACGGCCCAAG CCTACTCGCCCAGCCAGCACTGGGGTGGCTGGGCCCAGTAGCTCCCTTGGCCCCTCTGGCTCAGCATCAGCCGGGGAACTGAGCAGCAGTGAGCCCAGCACCCCAGCTCAGACTCCACTGGCAGCACCCATCATCCCCACACCGGCCCTCACCTCTCCTGGAGCAGCAcccccacttccttctccctctaAG gaagaggaagggctGAGGGCTCAGGTACGGGACCTGGAGGAGAAGCTGGAGACCCTGCGCCTAAAACGCTCAGAAGACAAAGCAAAGCTGAAAGAGCTGGAGAAGCACAAGATCCAGCTGGAGCAGGTGCAGGAATGGAAGAGCAAAATGCAGGAGCAGCAGGCAGACCTGCAGCGGCGCCTCAAGGAGGCTCGGAAG GAAGCCAAGGAGGCACTAGAGGCAAAGGAACGCTACATGGAGGAGATGGCCGACACAGCCGACGCTATCGAGATGGCCACTCTGGACAAGGAGATGGCCGAAGAGCGTGCTGAGTCTCTGCAGCAAGAGGTGGAGGCACTGAAGGAAAGGGTAGACGAGCTCACCACGGACCTGGAGATTCTCAAGGCTGAAATCGAAGAGAAAG GCTCCGATGGAGCTGCATCAAGCTACCAGCTCAAGCAGCTGGAGGAGCAGAATGCCCGCCTGAAGGACGCCCTGGTGAG GATGCGAGACCTCTCTTCTTCAGAGAAGCAGGAACACGTGAAGCTGCAGAAACTCATGGAAAAGAAGAACCAGGAGCTGGAGGTTGTGCGGCAGCAGCGCGAGCGtcttcaggaggagctgagccaGGCAGAGAGTACCATCGATGAGCTCAAAGAGCAG GTGGACGCCGCTCTGGGAGCCGAGGAGATGGTGGAGATGCTGACCGACCGGAACCTGAATCTAGAGGAGAAAGTGCGGGAGTTACGGGAGACTGTGGGGGACTTG GAAGCCATGAATGAGATGAACGATGAGCTGCAGGAGAACGCACGGGAGACGGAGCTGGAGCTCCGAGAGCAGCTGGACATGGCGGGCGCCCGAGTGAGGGAAGCGCAGAAGCGAGTGGAAGCCGCCCAGGAGACAGTTGCCGACTACCAGCAGACCATCAAGAAGTACCGCCAGTTGACTGCCCACCTACAG GATGTCAACCGGGAGCTGACAAACCAGCAGGAAGCGTCTGTAGAGAggcagcagcagccgccgccaGAGACTTTTGATTTCAAAATCAAGTTTGCTGAGACCAAGGCTCATGCCAAG GCCATTGAGATGGAGTTGAGACAGATGGAAGTTGCCCAGGCCAACCGGCACATGTCCCTGCTGACAGCCTTTATGCCTGACAGCTTCCTTCGGCCAGGTGGAGACCACGACTGTGTCCTGGTGCTGCTGCTCATGCCCCGACTTATTTGCAAG GCAGAGCTCATTCGGAAACAGGCCCAGGAGAAATTTGACCTGAGCGAGAACTGTTCGGAGCGGCCTGGGCTTCGGGGAGCTGCCGGGGAGCAGCTGAGCTTTGCTGCTGGGCTGGTGTACTCGCTGAGTCTGCTGCAGGCCACGCTGCACCGCTATGAGCA TGCCCTCTCTCAGTGCAGTGTGGACGTGTATAAGAAGGTCGGCAGCCTGTACCCCGAGATGAGCGCCCATGAGCGCTCCTTAGATTTCCTCATTGAGCTGCTGCACAAGGACCAGCTGGATGAGACTGTCAACGTGGAGCCCCTCACCAAGGCCATCAAGTACTACCAG CATCTGTACAGCATCCACCTCGCTGAACAACCCGAGGACTCCACCATGCAGCTGGCTGACCACATCAAG TTCACCCAGAGTGCCCTGGACTGCATGGGCGTGGAGGTGGGGCGGCTGCGTGCCTTCTTGCAG GGTGGACAGGAGGCCACAGATATTGCCCTTCTTCTCCGAGACCTGGAAACATCATGCAGTGACATCCGTCAGTTCTGCAAGAAGATCCGAAGGCGGATGCCGGGGACTGATGCTCCTGGGATCCCAGCAGCGCTGGCCTTTGGCTCACAG GTATCCGACACACTCCTCGACTGCAGGAAGCACTTGACATGGGTGGTAGCTGTTCTGCAGGAGGTGGCAGCTGCAGCCGCCCAGCTTATTGCCCCCTTGGCAGAGAATGAGGGGCTGCCCGTGGCTGCACTGGAGGAGCTGGCCTTCAAAGCAAGCGAGCAG ATCTACGGGAGCCCCTCCAGCAGCCCCTATGAGTGTCTACGCCAGTCATGCACCATCCTCATCAGCACGATGAACAAGCTGGCCACAGCCATGCAAGAAGGCGAGTATGACGCAGAGCGACCCCCGAGCAAG CCTCCTCCAGTTGAACTTCGGGCTGCAGCCCTGCGTGCAGAGATCACAGATGCTGAAGGTCTGGGTTTGAAACTTGAGGATCGAGAGACAGTTATCAAGGAGTTAAAGAAGTCACTCAAGATTAAG GGAGAGGAGCTGAGTGAGGCCAACGTGCGGCTCAGCCTCCTGGAGAAGAAGTTGGACAGCGCTGCCAAGGATGCAGACGAGCGAATCGAGAAAGTTCAGACACGGCTGGAGGAGACTCAGACCCTGCTGCGGAAGAAGGAGAA AGACTTTGAGGAGACAATGGACGCGCTCCAGGCTGACATCGACCAGctggaggcagagaaggcagagctcAAGCAGCGCCTGAACAGCCAGTCCAAGCGCACAATTGAGGGGCTCCGGGGCCCCCCTCCGTCAGGCATTGCTACCCTGGTCTCTGGCATCGCTGGTG AGGAACAACAGCGAG GGGGCGCTCCTGGACAGGCTCCGGGCGCCTTGCCAGGCCCGGGGCTGGTGAAGGACTCCCCACTGCTGCTTCAGCAGATCTCTGCTATGAGGCTACACATCTCTCAGCTCCAGCATGAGAACAGCATCCTCAGA GGAGCCCAGATGAAGGCGTCCTTGGCAGCTCTGCCCCCTCTGCATGTTGCAAAGCTTTCCCTCCCACCCCATGAGGGCCCCGGTGGTAACCTAGTGGCTGGGGCACTGTACCGCAAGACCAGCCAGCTCCTGGAGAAACTAAACCAGCTGAGTACCCACACCCACGTGGTGGATATCACTCGGAGCAGCCCAG CTGCCAAGAGCCCGTCAGCTCAGCTTATGGAACAAGTGGCCCAGCTCAAGTCCCTGAGTGACACCATTGAGAAGCTCAAG gatGAGGTCCTCAAGGAGACAGTGACTCAGCGCCCTGGAGCCACTGTGCCCACCGACTTTGCCACTTTCCCTTCATCTGCCTTCCTCAGG GCCAAGGAAGAGCAGCAAGATGACACAGTCTACATGGGCAAAGTGACCTTTTCATGCGCGGCAGGCCTAGGACAGCGACACCGCCTGGTGCTGACCCAGGAGCAGCTGCACCAACTTCACAGTCGCCTCATCTCCTAA
- the Dctn1 gene encoding dynactin subunit 1 isoform X8 translates to MSTEASARPLRVGSRVEVIGKGHRGTVAYVGATLFATGKWVGVILDEAKGKNDGTVQGRKYFTCDEGHGIFVRQSQIQVFEDGADTTSPETPDSSASKVLKREGADAAAKTSKLPTRPASTGVAGPSSSLGPSGSASAGELSSSEPSTPAQTPLAAPIIPTPALTSPGAAPPLPSPSKEEEGLRAQVRDLEEKLETLRLKRSEDKAKLKELEKHKIQLEQVQEWKSKMQEQQADLQRRLKEARKEAKEALEAKERYMEEMADTADAIEMATLDKEMAEERAESLQQEVEALKERVDELTTDLEILKAEIEEKGSDGAASSYQLKQLEEQNARLKDALVRMRDLSSSEKQEHVKLQKLMEKKNQELEVVRQQRERLQEELSQAESTIDELKEQVDAALGAEEMVEMLTDRNLNLEEKVRELRETVGDLEAMNEMNDELQENARETELELREQLDMAGARVREAQKRVEAAQETVADYQQTIKKYRQLTAHLQDVNRELTNQQEASVERQQQPPPETFDFKIKFAETKAHAKAIEMELRQMEVAQANRHMSLLTAFMPDSFLRPGGDHDCVLVLLLMPRLICKAELIRKQAQEKFDLSENCSERPGLRGAAGEQLSFAAGLVYSLSLLQATLHRYEHALSQCSVDVYKKVGSLYPEMSAHERSLDFLIELLHKDQLDETVNVEPLTKAIKYYQHLYSIHLAEQPEDSTMQLADHIKFTQSALDCMGVEVGRLRAFLQGGQEATDIALLLRDLETSCSDIRQFCKKIRRRMPGTDAPGIPAALAFGSQVSDTLLDCRKHLTWVVAVLQEVAAAAAQLIAPLAENEGLPVAALEELAFKASEQIYGSPSSSPYECLRQSCTILISTMNKLATAMQEGEYDAERPPSKPPPVELRAAALRAEITDAEGLGLKLEDRETVIKELKKSLKIKGEELSEANVRLSLLEKKLDSAAKDADERIEKVQTRLEETQTLLRKKEKDFEETMDALQADIDQLEAEKAELKQRLNSQSKRTIEGLRGPPPSGIATLVSGIAGGGAPGQAPGALPGPGLVKDSPLLLQQISAMRLHISQLQHENSILRGAQMKASLAALPPLHVAKLSLPPHEGPGGNLVAGALYRKTSQLLEKLNQLSTHTHVVDITRSSPAAKSPSAQLMEQVAQLKSLSDTIEKLKDEVLKETVTQRPGATVPTDFATFPSSAFLRAKEEQQDDTVYMGKVTFSCAAGLGQRHRLVLTQEQLHQLHSRLIS, encoded by the exons ATGAGTACGGAGGCAAGCGCCCGGCCCCTGCGGGTTGGCTCCCGCGTGGAGGTGATTGGGAAGGGCCACCGAGGCACTGTGGCCTATGTTGGAGCCACACTCTTTGCCACTGGCAAATGGGTGGGCGTGATCCTGGATGAAGCAAAAGGCAAAAATGATGGCACTGTCCAGGGAAGGAAGTATTTCACATGTGATGAAGGCCACGGCATCTTTGTACGCCAGTCCCAG ATCCAAGTATTTGAAGATGGAGCAGATACTACTTCCCCGGagactcctgattcttctgcgTCAAAGGTCCTCAAGAGAG AGGGAGCTGATGCAGCTGCAAAGACCAGCAAACTG CCTACTCGCCCAGCCAGCACTGGGGTGGCTGGGCCCAGTAGCTCCCTTGGCCCCTCTGGCTCAGCATCAGCCGGGGAACTGAGCAGCAGTGAGCCCAGCACCCCAGCTCAGACTCCACTGGCAGCACCCATCATCCCCACACCGGCCCTCACCTCTCCTGGAGCAGCAcccccacttccttctccctctaAG gaagaggaagggctGAGGGCTCAGGTACGGGACCTGGAGGAGAAGCTGGAGACCCTGCGCCTAAAACGCTCAGAAGACAAAGCAAAGCTGAAAGAGCTGGAGAAGCACAAGATCCAGCTGGAGCAGGTGCAGGAATGGAAGAGCAAAATGCAGGAGCAGCAGGCAGACCTGCAGCGGCGCCTCAAGGAGGCTCGGAAG GAAGCCAAGGAGGCACTAGAGGCAAAGGAACGCTACATGGAGGAGATGGCCGACACAGCCGACGCTATCGAGATGGCCACTCTGGACAAGGAGATGGCCGAAGAGCGTGCTGAGTCTCTGCAGCAAGAGGTGGAGGCACTGAAGGAAAGGGTAGACGAGCTCACCACGGACCTGGAGATTCTCAAGGCTGAAATCGAAGAGAAAG GCTCCGATGGAGCTGCATCAAGCTACCAGCTCAAGCAGCTGGAGGAGCAGAATGCCCGCCTGAAGGACGCCCTGGTGAG GATGCGAGACCTCTCTTCTTCAGAGAAGCAGGAACACGTGAAGCTGCAGAAACTCATGGAAAAGAAGAACCAGGAGCTGGAGGTTGTGCGGCAGCAGCGCGAGCGtcttcaggaggagctgagccaGGCAGAGAGTACCATCGATGAGCTCAAAGAGCAG GTGGACGCCGCTCTGGGAGCCGAGGAGATGGTGGAGATGCTGACCGACCGGAACCTGAATCTAGAGGAGAAAGTGCGGGAGTTACGGGAGACTGTGGGGGACTTG GAAGCCATGAATGAGATGAACGATGAGCTGCAGGAGAACGCACGGGAGACGGAGCTGGAGCTCCGAGAGCAGCTGGACATGGCGGGCGCCCGAGTGAGGGAAGCGCAGAAGCGAGTGGAAGCCGCCCAGGAGACAGTTGCCGACTACCAGCAGACCATCAAGAAGTACCGCCAGTTGACTGCCCACCTACAG GATGTCAACCGGGAGCTGACAAACCAGCAGGAAGCGTCTGTAGAGAggcagcagcagccgccgccaGAGACTTTTGATTTCAAAATCAAGTTTGCTGAGACCAAGGCTCATGCCAAG GCCATTGAGATGGAGTTGAGACAGATGGAAGTTGCCCAGGCCAACCGGCACATGTCCCTGCTGACAGCCTTTATGCCTGACAGCTTCCTTCGGCCAGGTGGAGACCACGACTGTGTCCTGGTGCTGCTGCTCATGCCCCGACTTATTTGCAAG GCAGAGCTCATTCGGAAACAGGCCCAGGAGAAATTTGACCTGAGCGAGAACTGTTCGGAGCGGCCTGGGCTTCGGGGAGCTGCCGGGGAGCAGCTGAGCTTTGCTGCTGGGCTGGTGTACTCGCTGAGTCTGCTGCAGGCCACGCTGCACCGCTATGAGCA TGCCCTCTCTCAGTGCAGTGTGGACGTGTATAAGAAGGTCGGCAGCCTGTACCCCGAGATGAGCGCCCATGAGCGCTCCTTAGATTTCCTCATTGAGCTGCTGCACAAGGACCAGCTGGATGAGACTGTCAACGTGGAGCCCCTCACCAAGGCCATCAAGTACTACCAG CATCTGTACAGCATCCACCTCGCTGAACAACCCGAGGACTCCACCATGCAGCTGGCTGACCACATCAAG TTCACCCAGAGTGCCCTGGACTGCATGGGCGTGGAGGTGGGGCGGCTGCGTGCCTTCTTGCAG GGTGGACAGGAGGCCACAGATATTGCCCTTCTTCTCCGAGACCTGGAAACATCATGCAGTGACATCCGTCAGTTCTGCAAGAAGATCCGAAGGCGGATGCCGGGGACTGATGCTCCTGGGATCCCAGCAGCGCTGGCCTTTGGCTCACAG GTATCCGACACACTCCTCGACTGCAGGAAGCACTTGACATGGGTGGTAGCTGTTCTGCAGGAGGTGGCAGCTGCAGCCGCCCAGCTTATTGCCCCCTTGGCAGAGAATGAGGGGCTGCCCGTGGCTGCACTGGAGGAGCTGGCCTTCAAAGCAAGCGAGCAG ATCTACGGGAGCCCCTCCAGCAGCCCCTATGAGTGTCTACGCCAGTCATGCACCATCCTCATCAGCACGATGAACAAGCTGGCCACAGCCATGCAAGAAGGCGAGTATGACGCAGAGCGACCCCCGAGCAAG CCTCCTCCAGTTGAACTTCGGGCTGCAGCCCTGCGTGCAGAGATCACAGATGCTGAAGGTCTGGGTTTGAAACTTGAGGATCGAGAGACAGTTATCAAGGAGTTAAAGAAGTCACTCAAGATTAAG GGAGAGGAGCTGAGTGAGGCCAACGTGCGGCTCAGCCTCCTGGAGAAGAAGTTGGACAGCGCTGCCAAGGATGCAGACGAGCGAATCGAGAAAGTTCAGACACGGCTGGAGGAGACTCAGACCCTGCTGCGGAAGAAGGAGAA AGACTTTGAGGAGACAATGGACGCGCTCCAGGCTGACATCGACCAGctggaggcagagaaggcagagctcAAGCAGCGCCTGAACAGCCAGTCCAAGCGCACAATTGAGGGGCTCCGGGGCCCCCCTCCGTCAGGCATTGCTACCCTGGTCTCTGGCATCGCTGGTG GGGGCGCTCCTGGACAGGCTCCGGGCGCCTTGCCAGGCCCGGGGCTGGTGAAGGACTCCCCACTGCTGCTTCAGCAGATCTCTGCTATGAGGCTACACATCTCTCAGCTCCAGCATGAGAACAGCATCCTCAGA GGAGCCCAGATGAAGGCGTCCTTGGCAGCTCTGCCCCCTCTGCATGTTGCAAAGCTTTCCCTCCCACCCCATGAGGGCCCCGGTGGTAACCTAGTGGCTGGGGCACTGTACCGCAAGACCAGCCAGCTCCTGGAGAAACTAAACCAGCTGAGTACCCACACCCACGTGGTGGATATCACTCGGAGCAGCCCAG CTGCCAAGAGCCCGTCAGCTCAGCTTATGGAACAAGTGGCCCAGCTCAAGTCCCTGAGTGACACCATTGAGAAGCTCAAG gatGAGGTCCTCAAGGAGACAGTGACTCAGCGCCCTGGAGCCACTGTGCCCACCGACTTTGCCACTTTCCCTTCATCTGCCTTCCTCAGG GCCAAGGAAGAGCAGCAAGATGACACAGTCTACATGGGCAAAGTGACCTTTTCATGCGCGGCAGGCCTAGGACAGCGACACCGCCTGGTGCTGACCCAGGAGCAGCTGCACCAACTTCACAGTCGCCTCATCTCCTAA